One Pasteurella dagmatis DNA segment encodes these proteins:
- a CDS encoding ABC transporter ATP-binding protein: MLFFTNLTLKRGQSVLLENANASINPGQKVGLVGKNGCGKSSLLALLKKEVSAEAGETTFPSNWAISWVNQETPALDIPALDYVIEGDREYCRLQQALAAANEQEDGHKIAHIHAQLDAIDAWTIQARASALLHGLGFSQTELQQSVKSFSGGWRMRLNLAQALLCPSDLLLLDEPTNHLDLDTVMWLERWLVQYKGTLVLISHDRDFLDPIVNKILHIENQKLNEYTGSYSSFEVQRATKLAQQSALYRQQQQKVVHLQKYIDRFKAKASKAKQAQSRVKALERMELIAPAYVDNPFHFEFREPLALPNPLLSMEHVSAGYLSADGQSAVEILEKIKLNLVPGSRIGLLGKNGAGKSTLIKLLAGELPALSGTVQLAKGVQLGYFAQHQLDTLRADESPLWHLQKLAPQHTEQQLRDYLGGFAFKGEKVNDSVKSFSGGEKARLVLALIVWQRPNLLLLDEPTNHLDLDMRQALTEALVDYQGSLVVVSHDRHLLRNTVEEFYLVHDKKVEQFSGDLEDYQRWLNDLNRTPEAKVETQTIQENSNSSAIRKEQKRREAELRQQTAPLRKKLQQFETQIDKLSSKLADIEVQLGDSDLYLSENKDKMTALLSEQVSVKRQLEEVEMAWLNLQEELEKVTQTISQEG; encoded by the coding sequence ATGCTTTTTTTCACAAATTTAACTTTAAAACGTGGGCAATCTGTATTGCTCGAAAATGCGAATGCGAGTATCAATCCAGGTCAAAAAGTGGGCTTGGTGGGCAAGAATGGTTGCGGAAAATCGTCCTTACTTGCACTACTCAAAAAAGAAGTTTCCGCTGAGGCTGGCGAGACAACGTTTCCGTCGAACTGGGCGATTTCTTGGGTGAATCAAGAAACGCCAGCATTGGATATTCCAGCTTTAGACTATGTGATTGAAGGTGATCGTGAATATTGTCGCCTCCAACAAGCATTAGCTGCTGCTAATGAGCAAGAGGATGGGCATAAAATTGCCCATATTCACGCTCAGTTAGATGCGATCGATGCGTGGACGATTCAAGCACGAGCATCTGCATTGTTGCACGGTTTAGGGTTTAGCCAAACAGAATTACAACAGTCAGTGAAATCCTTCTCGGGTGGTTGGCGTATGCGTTTGAACTTAGCGCAAGCTTTACTTTGTCCGTCTGATTTATTGTTATTGGACGAACCGACAAACCACTTGGATTTAGATACCGTAATGTGGCTTGAGCGTTGGTTAGTACAATATAAAGGGACATTGGTGCTCATTTCTCACGACAGAGACTTTCTTGATCCAATTGTGAATAAAATTTTGCATATCGAAAATCAAAAATTGAATGAGTATACGGGCAGTTATTCTTCGTTTGAGGTGCAACGTGCGACAAAATTAGCGCAACAAAGCGCACTTTATCGCCAACAGCAACAAAAAGTGGTACATTTACAAAAATATATCGATCGTTTTAAAGCAAAAGCAAGTAAAGCGAAACAAGCACAAAGCCGTGTGAAAGCACTTGAACGTATGGAGCTAATTGCACCTGCTTATGTGGATAATCCGTTCCATTTTGAGTTTCGTGAACCGCTTGCCTTGCCCAATCCATTGCTTTCTATGGAGCATGTCAGTGCGGGTTATCTAAGCGCAGATGGACAAAGTGCGGTCGAAATTCTAGAAAAAATTAAATTGAATTTAGTACCCGGCTCACGCATTGGTTTGCTGGGTAAAAATGGTGCAGGTAAATCTACCTTGATTAAATTATTAGCTGGAGAATTGCCTGCATTATCAGGTACAGTGCAGTTAGCTAAAGGCGTACAGCTCGGTTATTTTGCTCAGCACCAATTAGATACATTGCGCGCGGATGAAAGCCCTCTGTGGCATTTGCAAAAATTAGCCCCACAACATACTGAGCAACAACTGCGCGATTACCTCGGTGGATTTGCATTCAAAGGCGAAAAAGTTAATGATTCAGTGAAATCTTTTTCGGGTGGCGAAAAAGCTCGTTTGGTTTTGGCGTTAATTGTGTGGCAACGTCCGAATTTATTATTACTTGATGAGCCAACTAACCATTTGGATTTAGATATGCGCCAAGCCTTAACTGAGGCGCTGGTGGATTATCAAGGCTCGTTGGTAGTGGTCTCGCACGACCGTCATTTATTGCGTAATACAGTGGAAGAATTTTATTTAGTACACGATAAAAAAGTGGAGCAATTTTCGGGTGATTTAGAAGACTATCAAAGATGGCTGAACGACTTAAATCGTACGCCAGAGGCAAAAGTTGAAACGCAAACAATACAAGAAAATAGCAACAGCAGTGCAATCCGCAAAGAGCAAAAGCGTCGTGAAGCAGAGTTACGCCAACAAACTGCACCACTACGTAAAAAATTGCAACAATTTGAAACGCAAATAGATAAGCTGTCCAGTAAACTGGCTGATATTGAAGTTCAGCTAGGTGACAGTGATCTATATCTTTCTGAAAATAAAGACAAAATGACCGCACTTTTAAGTGAGCAAGTAAGTGTAAAGAGACAGCTTGAAGAGGTTGAAATGGCGTGGTTAAACTTACAAGAAGAATTAGAGAAGGTCACTCAAACTATTTCTCAAGAGGGATAA
- a CDS encoding MarC family protein, translated as MFDSLIVQFVVLWAVIDPIGSVPVYLTKTVGLSVEDRRKIALKAVIIATGILMFFLILGQGLLEAMQIPLTAFQIAGGLVLLLFALTMIFGEGKPENEMRMSSSLSELAVYPLAVPSIASPGAMMAIVLLTDNHRFSFFDQVITTVIMLSILFITYLLFLMANRIQRLIGNTGAAVISRVMGLILAAVAINNMLVGIRDFFTQVT; from the coding sequence ATGTTTGATTCACTCATCGTGCAGTTTGTAGTGTTATGGGCTGTCATCGATCCGATTGGTTCGGTCCCTGTGTACCTGACTAAAACCGTAGGTCTGTCTGTTGAGGACAGACGTAAAATCGCCTTAAAAGCAGTAATTATTGCGACAGGGATTTTAATGTTCTTCCTTATCTTAGGTCAGGGTCTGTTGGAAGCGATGCAGATTCCGTTAACCGCATTCCAAATTGCGGGAGGCTTAGTGTTGTTATTATTCGCATTGACAATGATTTTTGGTGAAGGGAAACCTGAAAATGAAATGAGGATGTCTTCAAGTTTAAGTGAACTTGCGGTTTATCCTCTCGCGGTTCCTTCAATTGCTTCACCTGGTGCAATGATGGCAATTGTGCTATTAACAGATAACCACCGTTTTAGCTTTTTTGATCAAGTAATCACAACGGTGATTATGCTTTCAATTCTTTTTATTACTTATTTATTATTTTTAATGGCAAACCGTATCCAACGCTTAATTGGTAATACGGGGGCTGCAGTGATTAGCCGTGTGATGGGTCTAATTCTTGCCGCAGTGGCAATTAACAATATGCTTGTTGGGATTCGTGATTTCTTCACACAAGTTACATAA
- the asnA gene encoding aspartate--ammonia ligase, with protein sequence MQKSFILQQQEISFAKNTFTDKLADHLGIVEVQGPILSQVGNGIQDNLSGAEKAVQVNVKQITDATFEVVHSLAKWKRHTLARFGFAENEGLFVHMKALRPDEDSLDQTHSVYVDQWDWEKVIPKGRRNLAYLKETVNSIYQAILETEEAVSKKFGLERFLPSQITFLHSEELVQRYPGMNDKERENAICKEYGAVFLIGIGGELSDGKPHDMRAPDYDDWTTPSEGEYKGLNGDILVWNPILERAFELSSMGIRVDETALRTQLALTDDEERLKFDWHQDLINGRLPLSIGGGIGQSRLVMLLLQKKHIGEVQSSVWPKWVMEEFDNIL encoded by the coding sequence ATGCAAAAATCATTCATTTTACAACAACAAGAAATTAGTTTCGCAAAGAACACGTTCACTGATAAGTTAGCTGATCATTTGGGTATTGTTGAGGTTCAAGGACCTATCCTAAGCCAAGTGGGCAATGGTATTCAAGATAATCTTTCAGGTGCAGAAAAAGCAGTTCAAGTAAATGTGAAGCAGATCACAGATGCAACATTTGAGGTCGTACACTCTTTAGCCAAATGGAAACGCCACACTCTTGCACGCTTTGGTTTTGCAGAAAATGAAGGTTTATTTGTACATATGAAAGCTTTACGTCCAGATGAAGATTCACTTGATCAAACGCATTCAGTTTATGTGGATCAATGGGACTGGGAAAAAGTGATCCCAAAAGGTCGCCGTAATCTTGCTTATTTGAAAGAAACCGTAAACTCAATTTATCAAGCAATTCTTGAGACTGAGGAGGCAGTAAGTAAAAAGTTTGGTTTAGAGCGTTTTCTACCTTCACAAATTACATTCTTACATAGTGAAGAATTAGTGCAACGTTACCCTGGAATGAATGATAAAGAGCGTGAAAATGCAATTTGTAAAGAATATGGTGCAGTATTCCTCATTGGTATCGGTGGTGAATTATCTGACGGTAAACCACATGATATGCGTGCACCAGACTATGATGATTGGACAACCCCATCAGAAGGTGAATACAAAGGTTTAAATGGTGATATTTTAGTTTGGAACCCAATTTTAGAACGTGCATTCGAATTATCTTCTATGGGTATCCGTGTTGATGAAACAGCATTACGCACGCAACTAGCATTAACTGATGATGAAGAACGTTTGAAATTTGACTGGCACCAAGATTTAATCAATGGTCGTTTACCTCTTTCAATTGGTGGTGGTATTGGTCAATCACGTTTAGTTATGTTGCTATTACAGAAAAAACATATTGGTGAAGTGCAATCAAGCGTATGGCCAAAATGGGTAATGGAAGAGTTTGATAACATTCTTTAA
- the asnC gene encoding transcriptional regulator AsnC, with product MHTIDNLDQQILRVLTKDARTPYAEMAKSFGVSPGTIHVRVEKMRQSGIIEGTKVRINERKLGYDVCCFIGIILKSAKDYEKVIKKLEAFDEVVEAYYTTGNYSIFIKVMTHTIAELHSVLATKIQLIDEIQSTETLISMQNPILRDIKP from the coding sequence ATGCACACAATAGACAACTTAGATCAACAAATTTTACGCGTATTAACCAAAGATGCACGAACACCCTATGCTGAAATGGCAAAATCTTTTGGCGTTAGCCCTGGCACAATTCACGTTCGTGTCGAAAAAATGCGCCAATCTGGTATTATTGAAGGGACAAAAGTCCGTATTAATGAACGTAAATTAGGCTATGATGTTTGTTGCTTTATTGGCATTATTTTAAAAAGCGCAAAAGATTACGAGAAAGTTATAAAAAAATTAGAGGCTTTTGACGAAGTCGTTGAAGCCTATTATACAACAGGCAACTACTCTATTTTTATCAAAGTAATGACGCATACTATTGCAGAGCTTCATTCTGTACTGGCAACCAAAATTCAATTGATTGATGAAATTCAATCTACTGAAACCTTAATATCAATGCAAAATCCTATCCTGCGCGATATTAAACCTTAA
- the udp gene encoding uridine phosphorylase — MSEVFHLGLTKAMLEGATLAITPGAPERVERIAKLLERPKFLASTREFTSWLGYINDKAVVVCSTGIGGPSVSIAVEELAQLGVRTFLRIGTTGAIQPHINVGDILVTTGAVRLDGASLHFAPMEYPAVANFECTNALYKAAIENANQKVYVGITAASDTFYPGQERYDTYSGKVYRHFQGSLKQWQDLNVMNFEMESATLFTMCSALGLRAGMIAGAIVNRTQQEIPNEESARNIEKNAVEIVVKAAALLV, encoded by the coding sequence ATGTCAGAAGTATTCCATCTTGGTTTAACCAAGGCAATGTTAGAAGGCGCAACCTTAGCTATCACTCCGGGTGCACCTGAACGTGTAGAAAGAATTGCAAAATTATTAGAACGCCCTAAATTTTTAGCATCAACTCGAGAGTTCACCTCTTGGTTAGGCTATATTAATGATAAAGCAGTGGTTGTCTGCTCAACGGGTATTGGTGGTCCATCTGTATCTATCGCAGTGGAAGAATTAGCACAATTAGGTGTGCGTACATTCTTGCGTATCGGTACAACTGGTGCAATCCAGCCACATATTAATGTAGGTGATATTTTAGTAACAACAGGGGCTGTACGCTTAGACGGTGCAAGTTTACATTTTGCACCGATGGAATACCCTGCGGTAGCAAACTTTGAATGTACTAACGCACTTTACAAAGCAGCAATTGAAAATGCTAACCAAAAAGTATATGTGGGTATTACTGCAGCATCAGACACATTCTACCCAGGTCAAGAACGCTATGACACTTATAGTGGCAAAGTTTATCGTCATTTCCAAGGCTCATTAAAACAATGGCAAGACCTCAATGTAATGAACTTTGAAATGGAGTCTGCAACCTTATTTACAATGTGTTCCGCATTAGGATTACGCGCAGGTATGATTGCAGGTGCTATCGTGAATCGTACGCAACAAGAAATTCCAAACGAAGAATCTGCAAGAAACATCGAGAAAAATGCAGTAGAAATTGTAGTAAAAGCTGCAGCACTTCTTGTTTAA